A genomic region of uncultured Paludibaculum sp. contains the following coding sequences:
- a CDS encoding cation:proton antiporter: MSHPPELSLPVLMLVVFAAAKLFSEIFERLGMPGLVGEILAGVVIGPSLLHWVTPVPILQDLSELGVLFLLFNVGLEVKSSELLKVGGTAFLVAIIGVVVPLGMGWVILRAWGYGQIESIFVGAALVATSVGITAQVLSAKNKLHEKSSQIILAAAVIDDVLGLIVLAVVSSMARGEVKVVDIGLTAVLPIVFMIVMAKWGSHTVSKAVPALQARLRASEAQFHLAIVLLFALSVVSMYTGVAAIVGAFLAGMSLGESVSKRVHTLVHGTTELLVPFFLVGIGLKIDLSVFKDSSMILLTGIVLLAAVVSKLLGCGAGAIRLGLRDATRIGFGMVPRGEVGMVVAQLGLAMGAVSKPIYGVVVFTALATTLVAPPLLNLAYRQEPAQGD, from the coding sequence ATGAGCCATCCTCCGGAGTTATCGCTCCCCGTCCTCATGCTGGTGGTCTTCGCGGCCGCCAAGCTCTTCTCCGAGATCTTTGAACGTCTCGGCATGCCGGGCCTTGTCGGTGAGATTCTCGCCGGAGTGGTCATCGGGCCCAGTCTCCTTCACTGGGTGACGCCGGTGCCCATCCTCCAGGACCTCTCCGAACTCGGCGTCCTGTTCCTCCTTTTCAACGTCGGCCTCGAGGTGAAATCCTCTGAACTCCTCAAAGTCGGAGGCACCGCCTTCCTCGTGGCCATCATTGGCGTCGTTGTGCCCCTCGGCATGGGTTGGGTGATTCTGCGTGCCTGGGGCTACGGCCAGATCGAGTCGATCTTCGTCGGCGCGGCGCTCGTCGCCACCAGCGTTGGCATCACGGCCCAGGTGTTGAGCGCCAAGAACAAACTGCACGAGAAATCCAGCCAGATCATCCTGGCCGCCGCGGTCATCGACGACGTCCTCGGCCTCATCGTGCTCGCTGTCGTCAGCAGCATGGCGCGCGGCGAAGTCAAGGTGGTCGACATTGGCCTCACCGCTGTCCTGCCCATCGTCTTCATGATCGTCATGGCAAAGTGGGGCTCCCACACAGTAAGCAAAGCCGTGCCGGCGCTGCAGGCCCGCCTGCGTGCGAGCGAAGCCCAATTCCATCTCGCCATCGTCCTGCTTTTCGCCCTGTCCGTGGTCTCGATGTACACGGGCGTCGCCGCGATTGTCGGGGCCTTCCTGGCCGGCATGAGTCTGGGTGAGAGCGTCAGCAAGCGGGTACACACTCTGGTTCATGGCACCACCGAACTGCTGGTCCCGTTCTTCCTTGTAGGCATAGGGCTGAAGATCGATCTCTCGGTTTTCAAGGACTCATCCATGATCCTGCTCACCGGCATTGTCCTGCTGGCGGCCGTCGTCTCCAAGCTCCTCGGCTGCGGAGCCGGCGCCATCCGGCTCGGTCTTCGAGACGCCACTCGCATCGGCTTCGGCATGGTGCCCCGTGGCGAAGTCGGCATGGTGGTGGCCCAACTCGGCCTGGCCATGGGTGCCGTGTCGAAACCCATCTATGGTGTCGTCGTCTTTACGGCTCTTGCCACCACCCTGGTGGCGCCGCCGCTGCTCAATCTGGCTTATAGACAGGAGCCCGCGCAGGGCGATTGA
- a CDS encoding terminase family protein, producing the protein MRIFEWPWPVDERSFGDGEQPVVDTPVEMRAPSEWAREEFGFVADTRQTEVLDCAARQVLLCCSRQWGKSTVTALRALHFAMHHPGSTTLCVAPSMRQSGMFLAKVRKYLKTPAGRDPREPMSVRLNNGSSIIGLPSKANTIRGFDNVGLLILDEAAMIDDEIYTATRPMRAVCNGRLWLLSTPHGQSGFFYDAWQDRDEGWTRFSVTAPECPRLTAEFLAREHAALGERLYAQEYLCEFLPSDYQMIPSHLVDRAVNEDEEPMEEVEWTPPERDQAPSPAEPQSRFQSPDVSAELPTRPQRGGHPSHPAPSAEEDQC; encoded by the coding sequence ATGCGGATTTTCGAGTGGCCCTGGCCGGTGGACGAACGTTCATTCGGAGACGGGGAACAACCGGTCGTCGACACACCGGTGGAAATGCGGGCGCCTTCCGAGTGGGCGCGCGAAGAGTTTGGGTTTGTCGCGGATACCAGGCAGACCGAGGTATTGGATTGCGCGGCGCGGCAAGTGCTGTTGTGCTGCTCGCGGCAGTGGGGCAAGTCGACGGTGACGGCTCTGCGGGCGCTGCATTTCGCAATGCACCATCCGGGGTCCACCACGCTGTGCGTGGCTCCGTCCATGCGCCAGAGCGGCATGTTCCTGGCGAAGGTGAGGAAGTATCTGAAGACACCCGCCGGGCGGGATCCTCGGGAACCAATGTCGGTAAGGCTGAACAATGGCTCTTCCATCATCGGTCTGCCCAGTAAGGCGAATACCATCCGCGGATTCGACAATGTTGGACTTTTGATTCTGGACGAGGCGGCGATGATTGACGACGAGATCTACACTGCAACTCGGCCAATGCGCGCGGTGTGCAACGGGCGGCTCTGGCTCCTCTCGACGCCTCATGGGCAGAGTGGATTCTTCTACGATGCCTGGCAGGATCGTGACGAAGGCTGGACGCGATTCTCGGTGACGGCGCCGGAGTGCCCGCGATTGACGGCGGAGTTTCTGGCCAGGGAGCATGCCGCCTTGGGCGAACGCCTGTACGCCCAGGAATACCTGTGCGAATTTCTGCCCAGCGATTACCAGATGATCCCATCCCATCTGGTCGATCGGGCGGTGAACGAAGACGAGGAACCAATGGAAGAAGTGGAATGGACGCCGCCCGAACGCGACCAGGCCCCAAGTCCGGCGGAGCCGCAGTCTCGTTTCCAGTCCCCAGACGTCAGTGCGGAGCTGCCTACGCGCCCTCAGCGGGGCGGTCACCCGTCGCACCCGGCCCCTTCGGCGGAGGAAGACCAATGCTGA
- a CDS encoding tyrosine-type recombinase/integrase, whose translation MLTLFRRHTPKCPHKAKGRTFIKCKCPVSWDITGDFGRERKSAGTRDWERARKKAQKRETELENGASDSSAKPIADAVKLFLASLAGRAFETLRNNRRTLEGYQTHLRGLGIYTVREIKAEHVELFLNARPVEASTKAKELGILRHFGAYCVNHEWSPRNPARIVERPKVKRKEKRPYTDEEFLAMLAAANNMGRGAYERLRARAALLVLRYTAMGISDVVSLQKSDLADGMLTRTRTKTGNPIRLNLASYAPQVLDALANLPEPKGADGISRYYFWSGNGSIAAAKRDLSRTLKTVFKLSGVVGAHSHRFRHTLATALLEAGGTAEDAANILGNSPAMVLRHYAQHSVKRQEQAEHLLQRTFGAPLAQMKN comes from the coding sequence ATGTTGACTCTATTTCGCAGGCACACCCCGAAATGCCCTCACAAGGCCAAGGGGCGGACCTTCATCAAATGCAAATGCCCTGTCTCCTGGGACATCACCGGCGACTTTGGGCGAGAGCGGAAATCGGCCGGCACCCGAGATTGGGAGCGGGCGAGAAAGAAAGCGCAGAAGCGCGAAACGGAACTTGAGAACGGCGCCAGCGATTCATCAGCCAAGCCCATTGCGGACGCCGTGAAGCTGTTCCTTGCTTCCCTGGCGGGCCGGGCCTTCGAGACCCTACGGAATAACCGGCGGACCTTGGAGGGCTACCAGACGCACCTTCGCGGGCTGGGCATCTATACCGTGCGAGAGATCAAGGCGGAGCACGTCGAGCTCTTCCTGAATGCCCGGCCGGTGGAGGCCTCCACCAAGGCCAAGGAACTCGGCATCCTCCGCCACTTCGGCGCCTATTGCGTCAATCACGAGTGGAGCCCACGGAACCCGGCGCGCATCGTTGAGCGGCCGAAGGTGAAGCGGAAAGAGAAGCGGCCGTACACCGACGAGGAGTTCCTGGCGATGCTGGCCGCGGCGAACAACATGGGCCGTGGCGCCTATGAACGATTGCGGGCGCGGGCCGCGCTGCTGGTGCTCCGCTATACCGCCATGGGCATCAGTGACGTGGTGTCCCTGCAGAAGTCCGACCTGGCGGACGGCATGCTCACGAGGACGCGCACGAAGACGGGCAACCCGATCCGTCTCAACCTGGCGAGCTACGCCCCGCAAGTGCTCGATGCTCTGGCGAACCTGCCCGAGCCTAAGGGGGCGGACGGCATTTCGAGATACTATTTCTGGAGTGGCAATGGCAGCATCGCAGCCGCAAAGCGCGATCTGTCACGTACACTGAAGACGGTATTCAAGTTGTCGGGAGTGGTGGGGGCCCATTCTCATCGCTTCCGGCATACTCTGGCGACGGCGTTGCTAGAGGCAGGGGGAACCGCGGAGGATGCAGCGAACATCCTAGGCAACTCCCCCGCCATGGTTCTACGCCATTACGCCCAACATAGTGTTAAGCGGCAGGAACAAGCTGAGCACCTGCTGCAACGTACATTCGGCGCACCTTTGGCGCAGATGAAGAACTAG
- a CDS encoding class I SAM-dependent methyltransferase: protein MTNAARLQEYWETTYECPTTHFDIEQPDEWIAAIEMRGGIRGEVLDAGCGPGRTALYLGGLGYSVLGVDLSHGAIARAQRKAAEQGNTAQFRQADLCSLDGHEGRFETVVDIGCFHSLHPDDRGRYTESLHRVCKPGSVIYLRAFSETNVRKENYPRDKCLPALREEEIRQAFGANGWAVWDLQEQEIPILVSGGRIVRAFCWFGELYYA, encoded by the coding sequence ATGACCAACGCCGCGAGGCTCCAGGAGTACTGGGAGACGACCTACGAGTGCCCCACCACCCACTTCGACATAGAGCAGCCGGATGAGTGGATTGCCGCCATCGAGATGCGCGGCGGGATCCGGGGCGAAGTCCTCGACGCCGGTTGCGGACCCGGCCGGACTGCCCTGTACCTCGGCGGCCTCGGCTACAGCGTCCTTGGGGTCGACCTTTCACACGGCGCCATCGCGCGCGCTCAACGCAAGGCGGCGGAGCAGGGCAATACGGCGCAATTTCGACAGGCCGACCTCTGCTCGCTGGATGGCCATGAGGGCCGCTTCGAGACGGTGGTCGACATCGGCTGCTTCCACTCGCTGCACCCGGACGATCGTGGCCGCTACACCGAATCCCTTCATCGGGTGTGCAAGCCCGGCTCCGTGATCTACCTGCGCGCCTTCAGCGAGACCAATGTCCGGAAGGAGAATTATCCTCGCGACAAGTGCCTGCCGGCCCTCCGCGAGGAGGAGATTCGCCAGGCATTCGGAGCCAATGGCTGGGCGGTCTGGGATCTGCAAGAGCAGGAGATTCCCATCCTGGTTTCCGGCGGCCGTATCGTGAGAGCCTTCTGCTGGTTTGGCGAACTCTACTACGCCTGA
- a CDS encoding VapE domain-containing protein → MSSAPEYLSCISSPLTPTDYKALANRWITPALADAASIRRVDSRQGRAMVGRERGDYAGLLLPYSHPAGPTGYYRIRRDVPELEIRTGNKRAEVMKYIGPPERGNRLYFPPGVTVDQAGDVNLPIVITEGEFKTLALSRLASHEATAPRFLPIGLGGVWNWRGVIGKEGGPNGERLTVKGPIRDLDLIQWNGRRVTIAFDADLKEKPQVGHARRMLRDELSARGAHVAFLEWPITEGKGIDDRLASVGPAKVLDSINRLEHLPPAGWKGKLRKTDNGKPKALLCNAVVALTHSDEWRGVLAYDEMAMRPLAVTDPPIEGVERGVHWGDDEAIKVNVWLQEQGVEVGLDIAKLAIAAASKENKIHPLRDYLQALRWDSEPRLDRWLTSYCKVPFSNFASAAGRCWLISAVARILAPGTKVDHVLVMEGAQGAMKSAAFRVLASQRFFCDDLPDLRSKDAPIQLAGKWIVEDGEMEQHTRSEASAVKAFMTRQVDRYRAPFGVVAEDHPRQTVFCATTNDESWAKDETGGRRFWPVKTAATPFDPIDLAAIERDRDQLWAEAVALYQDGAKWWFEDHQIIRDAMEEQAARFNEHPWQEPLQKWLASREDDDLITMDRLLNVLDVPQSQWTQRAKNDVGRCLKALGWEPKQQRTKDGKIRVYRKAE, encoded by the coding sequence ATGAGTTCTGCACCTGAGTACCTGTCCTGTATTTCGTCGCCATTGACGCCTACGGACTACAAGGCGCTCGCAAACAGGTGGATCACGCCCGCACTGGCCGATGCTGCGTCCATCCGCCGTGTGGATTCCAGGCAAGGCCGCGCCATGGTGGGCCGGGAACGTGGCGACTATGCTGGCCTGCTGCTGCCTTACTCCCATCCGGCCGGGCCTACTGGCTACTACCGCATCCGGCGCGACGTGCCGGAGTTGGAGATCCGAACCGGCAACAAACGAGCCGAGGTTATGAAGTATATCGGGCCGCCGGAACGGGGCAACCGGCTGTACTTCCCGCCCGGCGTTACTGTCGACCAGGCCGGAGACGTGAACCTCCCCATTGTGATCACTGAGGGCGAGTTCAAGACGCTGGCGCTATCTCGCCTGGCGAGCCACGAAGCCACCGCTCCGCGCTTTCTGCCCATCGGGCTGGGCGGCGTGTGGAATTGGCGCGGCGTCATCGGCAAAGAGGGCGGACCCAACGGGGAACGTCTCACGGTGAAGGGTCCGATTCGAGACCTGGACCTCATCCAGTGGAACGGCCGGCGGGTTACGATTGCCTTCGATGCGGACCTGAAGGAAAAGCCACAGGTGGGCCATGCCAGGCGCATGCTCCGCGATGAGCTGTCCGCCCGCGGCGCCCACGTCGCGTTTCTGGAGTGGCCGATCACTGAGGGCAAGGGCATTGACGATCGGCTCGCTAGTGTGGGGCCGGCGAAGGTGCTCGACTCCATCAATCGTTTAGAACACCTGCCCCCGGCCGGCTGGAAGGGCAAACTTCGGAAGACTGACAACGGGAAGCCCAAGGCCCTACTCTGCAACGCCGTGGTTGCCCTCACGCATTCCGACGAGTGGCGCGGGGTACTCGCCTATGACGAAATGGCAATGCGTCCCTTGGCCGTCACGGACCCGCCAATTGAGGGTGTGGAGCGCGGTGTCCATTGGGGCGACGACGAGGCCATCAAGGTCAACGTGTGGCTGCAGGAACAGGGCGTCGAGGTGGGCCTGGACATAGCCAAGCTTGCCATTGCGGCGGCCTCCAAAGAGAACAAGATTCATCCTCTCAGGGATTACCTTCAAGCCCTGCGATGGGACAGCGAGCCCCGCTTGGACCGCTGGTTGACGAGCTACTGCAAGGTGCCGTTCTCGAACTTCGCCTCCGCGGCCGGCCGGTGTTGGCTTATCTCCGCCGTGGCCCGCATCCTCGCGCCAGGCACGAAGGTCGACCACGTCTTAGTGATGGAGGGCGCCCAAGGCGCCATGAAGTCGGCCGCTTTCCGCGTGCTCGCCTCGCAACGGTTCTTCTGTGATGACCTCCCGGACCTTCGCAGCAAGGACGCACCGATCCAGCTTGCCGGCAAGTGGATTGTGGAAGACGGCGAAATGGAACAGCACACCCGTTCCGAAGCGTCGGCGGTCAAGGCGTTTATGACGCGGCAGGTCGATCGCTACCGGGCACCCTTCGGCGTCGTCGCTGAAGATCACCCGCGGCAGACCGTGTTCTGTGCAACGACCAATGACGAGTCATGGGCGAAGGACGAAACCGGCGGGCGCCGCTTCTGGCCTGTGAAGACGGCTGCAACGCCATTCGATCCGATTGACCTGGCCGCCATCGAGCGCGATCGCGATCAGTTGTGGGCTGAAGCCGTGGCTCTCTACCAGGACGGGGCGAAGTGGTGGTTTGAGGATCACCAGATCATCCGGGATGCGATGGAAGAGCAGGCCGCGCGCTTCAACGAGCATCCATGGCAGGAGCCTTTACAGAAGTGGCTAGCCAGCCGCGAGGATGACGACTTGATCACCATGGATCGGTTGCTGAACGTCCTGGACGTGCCACAGTCCCAATGGACCCAGCGGGCAAAGAATGACGTTGGGCGGTGCCTGAAGGCATTGGGCTGGGAGCCAAAGCAACAAAGGACCAAGGACGGCAAGATCCGGGTCTATCGGAAGGCAGAATAG
- a CDS encoding ammonium transporter, with product MKRSLLILAATLLVALTAGAQTPTTPAAAAPPAAAVPITDADLKGVEAPKAELRAKGDPDGNITGTVADVAVSDSKKGLTISDLVNQVGQNKIGINFVWTLVAGFMVMFMQAGFAIVETGLCRAKNANHTMMMNFMVYGVGMLAYWLIGFSLQMGGVGAVGNLGGSPVLNSEFAITLFGKSFGLFGQNGFFLMHNGTYDVAVMVIFLFQMVFMDTALTIVTGSAAERWKYVAFLVSSFVLGAFIYPVFANWAWGGGWLATLGTNFGLGKGYADFAGSGVVHSVGGLMALVLAIIVGPRIGKFDRDGKPHAMPGHDIVLVLTGCFILAFGWFGFNPGSSLGASGSGNLRISSVAVNTMLAGMAGSFGAMFYMWIRYGKPDSSMSGNGLLAGLVAITAPSGFVNPVCSVIIGLIAGVLVCLSVEFVERVMKIDDPVGAISVHGANGIWGVISVGLFADGKSNYGGSWNGVTGSVTGLFYGDAGQLVAQLIGVSALIGVVFTVGFVCNLVIEAVIGQRVSAKAEMEGLDLPEVGAVGYPEFELKASAH from the coding sequence ATGAAGAGAAGCCTGCTTATCCTTGCAGCAACGCTACTCGTTGCCCTGACTGCCGGAGCGCAGACTCCGACTACGCCCGCCGCGGCTGCGCCGCCCGCCGCCGCGGTCCCCATCACCGATGCCGACCTCAAAGGCGTTGAAGCGCCAAAAGCCGAACTCCGCGCCAAGGGCGACCCCGACGGCAACATCACGGGTACGGTCGCCGATGTCGCCGTCTCTGACTCCAAGAAGGGCCTCACCATCTCCGATCTGGTCAATCAGGTTGGTCAGAACAAGATCGGCATCAACTTCGTTTGGACGCTGGTCGCCGGCTTCATGGTCATGTTCATGCAGGCTGGCTTCGCGATTGTCGAAACCGGTCTCTGCCGGGCGAAGAACGCAAACCACACCATGATGATGAACTTCATGGTCTACGGTGTCGGCATGCTCGCTTACTGGCTCATCGGCTTCTCCCTGCAGATGGGAGGCGTCGGCGCCGTTGGCAATCTGGGCGGCAGTCCTGTGCTCAACTCGGAATTCGCCATCACCCTCTTTGGGAAGAGCTTCGGGCTGTTCGGGCAAAACGGCTTCTTCCTGATGCACAACGGGACCTACGACGTCGCCGTCATGGTGATCTTCCTGTTCCAGATGGTCTTCATGGATACGGCCTTGACCATTGTCACCGGCTCGGCGGCCGAGCGCTGGAAGTACGTCGCCTTCCTCGTGTCATCGTTCGTCCTCGGCGCGTTCATCTATCCGGTCTTCGCGAATTGGGCCTGGGGCGGCGGTTGGCTGGCGACGCTGGGCACCAACTTCGGACTCGGTAAGGGCTACGCTGACTTCGCAGGCTCCGGAGTCGTTCACTCCGTGGGTGGGCTCATGGCCCTCGTGCTAGCCATCATTGTCGGGCCGCGCATTGGCAAGTTCGATCGGGACGGCAAGCCGCACGCCATGCCCGGCCACGACATCGTACTCGTGCTGACCGGCTGCTTCATCCTCGCCTTCGGCTGGTTCGGCTTCAACCCCGGATCGTCCCTGGGCGCCTCCGGCAGCGGCAACCTGCGCATCAGCAGCGTCGCCGTCAACACCATGCTGGCCGGTATGGCCGGCTCGTTTGGCGCCATGTTCTACATGTGGATTCGCTACGGCAAACCCGACTCGTCCATGTCCGGCAACGGCCTTCTCGCGGGTCTGGTGGCCATCACGGCTCCGTCCGGTTTCGTCAATCCGGTGTGCAGCGTCATCATCGGCCTCATCGCCGGAGTCCTGGTGTGTCTCTCCGTTGAATTCGTCGAACGGGTGATGAAGATCGACGACCCGGTGGGCGCCATCTCGGTTCACGGCGCAAACGGCATTTGGGGCGTGATCTCCGTCGGGCTGTTCGCGGACGGCAAATCGAACTACGGTGGTTCCTGGAACGGTGTCACTGGCTCCGTCACCGGTCTCTTCTACGGAGATGCCGGCCAGTTGGTGGCGCAGTTGATTGGCGTCTCCGCCCTCATCGGCGTGGTCTTCACGGTTGGCTTTGTCTGCAACCTGGTGATCGAGGCCGTCATCGGCCAGCGAGTCTCCGCCAAGGCCGAAATGGAAGGTCTCGACCTGCCTGAAGTCGGCGCGGTCGGTTATCCGGAGTTCGAGCTCAAAGCGAGTGCACACTAG
- a CDS encoding HD domain-containing protein, giving the protein MNRDQAWSIVCEFIQNDALRRHSLAVEACVLAYAHKFASEGHSVDPETWSVTALLHDFDWEIHPQLPDHPVKGEAILKERGVSDEIRRAILSHADFTGVPRESLLEKTLFACDELAGFLTAISYVKPTRSILDVETKGVRKKMKDKAFARAVNRDDIINGAAGLGVDLDVHIEFCIQAMQQRAGELGLERTPA; this is encoded by the coding sequence ATGAATCGCGATCAAGCTTGGTCCATCGTTTGCGAGTTCATTCAGAACGACGCCCTCCGCCGCCACTCCCTCGCCGTCGAAGCCTGTGTCCTCGCGTACGCCCATAAGTTCGCCTCCGAAGGTCACTCCGTGGACCCGGAAACCTGGTCTGTCACCGCCTTGCTCCACGACTTCGATTGGGAGATCCACCCCCAACTGCCGGACCACCCCGTCAAAGGCGAGGCCATTCTCAAGGAACGCGGCGTCAGCGACGAGATCCGGCGGGCCATCCTCTCCCACGCCGACTTCACTGGCGTACCTCGCGAGTCGCTCCTCGAGAAAACCCTCTTCGCCTGCGATGAACTTGCCGGCTTCCTTACCGCCATCTCCTACGTCAAACCCACGCGATCCATTCTCGACGTCGAAACCAAGGGCGTCCGCAAGAAGATGAAGGACAAGGCGTTTGCCCGCGCAGTCAACAGAGATGACATTATCAACGGCGCCGCCGGTCTGGGCGTGGACCTCGATGTGCACATAGAGTTCTGCATCCAGGCCATGCAACAACGGGCAGGCGAGCTTGGTTTGGAACGAACACCGGCCTGA
- a CDS encoding prohead protease/major capsid protein fusion protein — protein sequence MSTTITECLLASTQATPSSVNRADRSLTVVFYSGTAIQRVDPWSGDVYDLTLDPAGADLSRLNSGAAPVLDSHSRVPVASQVGVVKAARETRGQFFADLKFSSRPEVEGLWNDLAEGVVRCVSMGVELLEYRDEMDDRDRLVRRIATKWRPFEISVVTVPADPGAVSLSHESGQSMKTYTSPTQGAGTETAAAPNELKTLLSHMNLGAEFDSAILATPGITLKEAKCRAADVICSRDTTPDTQHGSTAATGAFVLRSGEETAHQGMIDALYSRGTGKAPSDNGRRFHGMRLVEMARECLSYRGGPRIVAGGESKVVELALHTTSDFPNLLSGYAGKVLMESYQAATGALKTVSRRSTASDFKLKRLIRRGEFPDLKLVAEHAEYTHGTIGESAESYRLDTYGRIFGITRQAIINDDLSAFTTLGQAIGQAVANFEDNFLIDILTSNSGNGPTMGDTYALFDAAHHFNKSGSGAAIGDTTLDAARIAMRTQKGVDGVTIVDAQPRYLIVPVTKQTAAEKYLASLYPAQASNVNPFSGKLELLTDPRLDAKSTTRWYMFADPDVVPSLEYSYLSGAEGPQTETRVGFEVDGLEVKVRVDFGAAAIDWRGAYCNAGA from the coding sequence ATGAGTACGACCATCACTGAGTGCCTTCTGGCTTCAACCCAAGCGACCCCGAGTAGCGTCAACCGCGCGGACCGATCCCTTACAGTCGTCTTCTATTCCGGCACGGCCATCCAACGAGTCGACCCTTGGTCTGGCGATGTCTACGACCTTACTCTCGACCCAGCCGGCGCCGATCTCTCGCGGCTGAACTCGGGCGCCGCGCCCGTGCTCGATTCACACAGCCGAGTCCCTGTCGCCTCTCAGGTCGGCGTCGTCAAGGCCGCACGCGAGACGCGGGGCCAATTCTTCGCCGATTTGAAGTTCAGCTCGCGGCCTGAGGTCGAGGGCCTCTGGAATGACCTTGCCGAGGGCGTCGTGCGCTGCGTATCGATGGGCGTCGAACTCCTCGAATACCGCGACGAGATGGACGATCGAGACCGGCTGGTTCGCCGTATCGCGACAAAATGGCGGCCGTTCGAAATCAGTGTCGTAACGGTGCCGGCCGATCCGGGCGCAGTTAGTCTTTCCCATGAATCAGGACAATCTATGAAGACATACACCTCTCCGACTCAAGGGGCCGGGACCGAAACCGCTGCCGCCCCCAACGAACTCAAAACTCTGTTGAGCCACATGAATCTCGGCGCTGAATTCGACTCTGCGATTCTGGCCACACCCGGCATCACGCTGAAAGAAGCCAAATGCCGCGCCGCCGATGTGATCTGCTCGCGCGACACCACCCCCGACACCCAGCACGGCTCGACTGCCGCGACGGGCGCCTTTGTGCTGCGTAGCGGCGAAGAGACCGCCCATCAGGGCATGATTGACGCGCTCTATTCGCGCGGGACCGGGAAGGCCCCCAGTGACAACGGCCGGCGCTTCCACGGTATGCGCCTAGTCGAGATGGCCCGCGAGTGCCTCAGCTATCGCGGCGGCCCCCGCATTGTCGCGGGCGGCGAATCGAAGGTTGTGGAACTCGCGTTGCACACCACCAGCGACTTTCCGAACCTGCTCAGTGGCTACGCCGGCAAGGTGCTCATGGAATCCTACCAGGCGGCCACCGGTGCCCTGAAGACTGTCTCTCGCCGTAGCACTGCCAGCGACTTCAAGCTGAAGCGCCTGATCCGGCGCGGCGAGTTCCCCGACCTCAAGCTCGTTGCTGAGCATGCCGAATACACGCACGGCACGATCGGCGAGAGCGCGGAATCGTACCGACTCGACACCTACGGCCGGATCTTCGGAATCACCCGCCAGGCCATCATCAACGACGACCTGTCCGCGTTCACGACCTTGGGCCAAGCGATCGGCCAAGCCGTTGCGAACTTCGAGGACAATTTCCTCATCGACATTCTCACCTCGAACAGCGGTAACGGCCCCACGATGGGCGACACCTACGCCCTGTTCGATGCGGCCCACCACTTCAACAAGTCCGGTTCCGGCGCCGCGATCGGCGATACAACGCTGGACGCTGCCCGCATTGCGATGCGGACGCAGAAGGGCGTCGACGGCGTCACGATCGTGGACGCTCAGCCTCGCTACCTGATTGTTCCCGTCACCAAGCAAACGGCGGCCGAGAAGTACCTGGCGAGCCTCTATCCGGCGCAGGCCTCGAACGTCAACCCGTTCAGTGGCAAACTCGAACTTCTGACCGACCCGCGCCTCGACGCGAAGAGCACCACCCGCTGGTATATGTTCGCCGATCCTGACGTGGTCCCCAGCCTGGAGTACTCGTATCTGAGCGGCGCCGAAGGCCCTCAGACGGAAACCCGCGTCGGCTTCGAGGTCGATGGCCTGGAGGTCAAGGTGCGCGTGGACTTCGGCGCGGCTGCGATCGACTGGCGCGGCGCCTACTGCAACGCGGGGGCGTAA